A region from the Manihot esculenta cultivar AM560-2 chromosome 13, M.esculenta_v8, whole genome shotgun sequence genome encodes:
- the LOC110630481 gene encoding serine carboxypeptidase-like 20: MYIPSAMAKPQTSPIFYSSVFYLLSSFVFLAYSAPQSALIKQIPGFSGTLPSKHYSGYVTIDESHGKKLFYYFVESEGNPLKDPVVLWLNGGPGCSSFDGFVYEHGPFNFEAANESGGLPKLHLNPYSWSKVSNIIYLDSPSGVGLSYSKNQTDYITGDVKTALDSHTFLLKWFELYPEYLSNPMFIAGESYAGVYVPTLAHEVVKGIDTGVKPILNFKGYLVGNGVTDEEFDGNALVPFAHGMGLISNDLFEEVTSSCNGNFYNPLSENCESKLAKVDEDISGLNIYDILEPCYYGTDTRDVADIKIRLPSSFLELGETDRPLPVRKRMFGRAWPFRAPVREGIVPTWPQLLNGQSVPCTDDEVASLWLNNAAVRKAIHADEESVAGPWELCTDRISFRHDAGSMIPYHKNLTVRGYRALIFSGDHDMCVPYTGSEAWTRSMGYEIVDEWRPWTSNGQIAGYTQGYENNLTFLTIKGAGHTVPEYKPKEALDFYSRFLAGKPI, translated from the exons ATGTACATTCCCTCTGCCATGGCTAAGCCTCAGACAAGTCCCATCTTCTACAGTTCTGTATTTTACTTGTTGTCTAGCTTTGTATTTCTAGCTTATTCAGCTCCTCAATCTGCTCTTATTAAACAAATTCCTGGGTTCTCTGGCACTCTTCCTTCTAAACACTATTCTGG GTATGTAACTATTGATGAAAGCCATGGCAAGAAATTATTTTACTACTTTGTGGAATCTGAAGGGAACCCGTTGAAGGATCCGGTCGTTCTTTGGCTCAATGGTGGACCCGGATGCTCTAGCTTTGATGGATTTGTATATGAACATG GTCCTTTCAATTTTGAAGCTGCAAATGAGTCTGGAGGTCTGCCCAAATTGCATCTTAATCCATACAGCTGGTCCAAG GTTTCCAACATTATATATTTGGATTCCCCTTCTGGTGTTGGGCTCTCTTACTCTAAGAATCAAACTGATTATATAACTGGCGATGTAAAGACTGCCTTGGATTCACATACATTTCTCCTCAag TGGTTTGAGCTTTATCCAGAGTATCTTTCCAACCCAATGTTTATTGCTGGAGAGTCATATGCTGGGGTTTATGTGCCAACTCTTGCTCATGAAGTAGTGAAag GAATTGATACTGGTGTAAAGCCTATCCTTAATTTCAAG GGATACTTGGTGGGAAATGGAGTTACAGATGAGGAGTTTGATGGCAATGCTCTTGTTCCATTTGCACATGGGATGGGCCTGATCTCAAATGACCTATTTGAG GAGGTAACCAGTTCATGCAATGGAAATTTCTACAACCCACTTAGTGAAAATTGTGAGAGCAAGCTTGCCAAGGTTGATGAG GACATTTCAGGTTTAAATATTTATGACATTCTAGAACCATGTTATTATGGCACAGACACAAGGGATGTTGCAGATATTAAAATAAGGTTACCTTCTAGCTTTCTCGAACTAGGTGAGACAGATAGGCCTCTTCCTGTGAGAAAAAGGATGTTTGGTCGTGCCTGGCCTTTTAGAGCTCCTGTAAGAGAAGGAATTGTTCCAACTTGGCCACAGCTCCTCAATGGCCAGAGTGTTCCCTGCACT GATGATGAAGTTGCTTCTTTATGGCTAAATAATGCAGCAGTTAGGAAGGCAATCCATGCTGATGAG GAAAGTGTAGCTGGTCCTTGGGAATTATGTACGGATAGAATCTCCTTCAGACATGATGCTGGGAGCATGATCCCATACCACAAGAACCTTACTGTAAGGGGATATCGAGCACTCATATTCAG TGGGGATCATGATATGTGTGTTCCATACACTGGAAGTGAAGCTTGGACAAGATCAATGGGATACGAAATAGTGGATGAATGGAGGCCATGGACTTCCAATGGACAAATTGCTGG GTATACACAAGGCTATGAGAACAATCTCACCTTTTTAACCATAAAG GGGGCTGGCCACACTGTCCCAGAATACAAACCAAAGGAAGCACTGGATTTTTATAGTCGTTTCCTTGCAGGAAAACCAATATAA
- the LOC110629059 gene encoding uncharacterized protein LOC110629059, which yields MVPFLPLVSFIILYIGILIPGVNPREQDSSVYDVLKDHGLPMGLLPKGIEDFRIDDTGHFVVHLDQACNAKFESELHYDRNVSGTLSYGQIGALSGISAQELFLWFPVKGIRVDVPSSGLIYFDVGVVSKQFSLSLFETPRECVAVRDGLEEAIESGRRIADVVSKSQLGELRYQLDQENFGRGVL from the exons ATGGTTCCTTTCTTGCCTTTGGTTTCATTTATTATTCTCTATATCGGAATCTTAATCCCAGGTGTCAATCCACGAGAGCAGGATTCATCGGTCTACGATGTTCTTAAGGACCATGGGCTGCCCATGGGCCTACTCCCTAAGGGCATTGAAGATTTCAGAATCGATGATACGGGCCATTTCGTGGTCCACTTAGATCAGGCTTGCAATGCCAAGTTCGAGAGCGAATTGCATTATGATAGGAATGTATCAGGGACTTTGAGCTATGGCCAGATCGGGGCTTTGTCTGGAATTTCTGCTCAAGAGTTGTTTTTGTGGTTTCCGGTCAAGGGTATTCGGGTTGATGTTCCTAGTTCTGGTCTTATTTATTTCGATGTTGGTGTTGTTTCTAAGCAGTTCTCTCTTTCTTTGTTCGAGACGCCGAGGGAATGTGTGGCTGTTCGAGATGGGCTAGAGGAGGCGATTGAGTCTGGAAGACGTATTGCTGACGTTGTGTCCAAG AGTCAACTTGGGGAGTTAAGATATCAACTCGATCAAGAGAATTTCGGGAGGGGTGTCCTGTAA